The genomic DNA tgtgtgtgtgtgtgcgtgtgtcttctAAATATCTCCAGAACCGTTCATCCTACTTCACACTCGGCCTCCTGGGTACAACATGAACTCGGAGTAGTTTGGAGAAAACAGCTTTGGATATTAGTAAACTGTAAACAAATCTAAACAACTGGCTaacaaagttgaaaaaatgctgccATAGTTCTGGCTCCTCCGtgtctacccttcacaataaaagcccagcttaaattcactcagagcatttcaCTGACAGGTTATTTTAGCCGGCACTACATATCAAACAGAACACAATTAAAAGCTCCAGTATCCTAGAACAACTACATTTAATTTGCTTTTCTGGCAATGTAAGATATAGACTACTTTATGATTTGATGTATGGTATTTTTTACGTTTGAACTTTGCATCAATAAAactcttaaaaacaaaagacagctgtcttcctgtctcactcagaCTCGGTTGTTTAAGTGTGCTAACttacactaataacattaccaacGTCAAAATACCTCCGCTATACATCCATACTTTACTGCTACTTTATAACCGTCAAGCTACTAAGCCTgtttggaaatgaacacctctgctgaagtgaTGAAACTAGTAGACAGCACCGCCACCATTAAACACTGACTGTGGTGATATCAACATGCAATTTACCTTTtgtcacagcagacattttgacttgtcatagtaggaaaagcacagctgaaactgataaccttaacgatggctcaattccatcaagtgtcccagtaagatatttcagtgagtcagcatgcccaataccagggcctgtcctaagtggaatgcagccatcagtaatggtttaaacgtacaatatgtaactttctgccgctaggggtctctcaaccaaaacaatggacggtaaaactggacttttgatgatgttgtgaagttgcgtggaattatgggagtttttagtgttaaacaccttcgctgccggTTAGAATGCttcagttcacggacgagttaacccgttcaagtttattcacgttacgtttagtaacgtttattcatgttattaatccaaaataataatatagtaataaaatagctgcagtttccccaacataattacgtttttcttgattagatttttatttgtagctgaccagttagctcgtgagccagcaagctaacagtagccagcagctaaaacacaaaatatttcacatatcagtgtcaccttttggatggtttcaacaccagggcggacggggtttgttgtaacgctagctagctactaaacgaggctgagagacgggtgtgggtggAGATTGTCGGGGAAATATCCGCGATAGCGagccaggacgttcgatgcctgttgtgcagcagcagaacatctcccagctgcccggagttatctccccttcacttttcagtaatctcaacttttcgttttggtgcttaacccacctttgtcgggttaatttagctaaccgtaaagacagctaaacgcgaaggggggcaaaattcggcagggaggagattttcggcacaTACACCAGTAGCGCTACGGAGATGTAGCTACcgctatggatggccgctgttgtgactcagtgctgggtctgatatagtctgtttcccgacgtttaattaaactgccgttagcgtcgtaagcaccaggcactggatataagttctggccgggggttgctgtaatgaaagtagctggctgatagctgactgggggctaacggtaaatagctagctagctatattcccggggctgttgtcagctgtcatcccgactgagtctctctgcgccgggggagtgaggcagacagaccggggtgtgctactttggctaaattagcattagattaatcgtctccCACACTACGGATTCCCCTTCTTTCACATTCAAGCTAACAATCTAGTTAAACTTTAGCAGTCTTAAGtgacaataaactgaatatttcagCAATATGACATCACCTTAGTAAACAGTGATTAGAATTTGTGCAAATTGTATTTACCAGGTGATTaattaacaacaacaaatactTCTTTGCTGCAGCATTAGTTAAAAAGCACTAGCAGTTGAACCCTGAACTCTGAATATTTtattacaggaaaaaaaaaacaaattttgagTTGAATAAATCCCTTCAAAAGGGAGGGAGTGTAATGTGTAGTCCTAGCCAGGataacatccatgctgttcagaagataaagttactgctggtcagccttcaatgcggagagaagatcagaaaataacaacacagctatcaggagctagcatgaggaggaggcaggaggaaacagcttggctcgGAAACATGTTCACAACGAGGCAGTGTGAACgcgctggtgagatttaaggtgAACACTCTGCAAAAAACTTTTACTACAAatatcacagctgtacggcttctctccagtgtgaatgcgttgatgtgttTTAAGGTTACTACTATGAGTAAAacttttcccacattgttcacaccagtacggcttagctccagtgtgaacacgctggtgagatttaaggctACCGCTctcagaaaaggttttaccacATAGACCACAgatgtacggcttctctccagtgtgaatgcgttgatgtcttTTAAGGGCCCCACTCTCAGAAAAAGTttccccacattgttcacaccagtacggcttctctccagtgtgaacacgctggtgagatttaaggttACCACTCCTAGAAAAGGTTTTGCCACagtgatcacagctgtaaggcttttcttcagtgtgaatgcgttgatgtccTTTCAGGTGACtctgttgtgtgaaagctgccccacatagatcacagctgtaaggcttctCTCCACTGTGAACAAGTCGGTGAAATTTAAGGTGACTGCTCTGCGAAAAACTTTTACTACatagatcacagctgtacggcttctctccagtgtgaatgcgttgatgtgttTTAAGGTTACTACTATGAGTAAAacttttcccacattgttcacaccagtacggcttaactccagtgtgaacacgctggtgagatttaaggctACCGCTctcagaaaaggttttaccacatagaccacagctgtacggcttctctccagtgtgaatgcgttgatgtcttTTAAGGGCCCCACTCTCAGAAAAAGTttccccacattgttcacaccagtacggcttctctccagtgtgaacacgctggtgagatttaaggttACCACTCCTAGAAAAGGTTTTACCACagtgatcacagctgtaaggcttttcttcagtgtgaatgcgttgatgtccTTTCAGGTGACtctgttgtgtgaaagctgccccacatagatcacagctgtaaggcttctctccactgtgaactctctgatgaatctttaaatatccagatgttgtgaaggatttgtcacagtgttgacagtggtgacgtttgggtccttctcctcctctccgtttctatagcaacagacaaacagagagagagagagagttagtgaaCAACCTTCTTAAACCCTGGACTTGCTCTCACTCacaattttcactcttcatgcaataatttatgacaaaatgaaggaaaatatgTGCCGGTTGCAGACATGTTATTATGAAAGCAAATGTACTTTTCATAACTTTAATAAGTTAAGAAATATTCCACATTTTTCAGGCAAGTTTCCCCATTCAAATGATTGgcaatttaaaaactaaaacatttgcactctctcactctcttcagTTTTACTTTCAGTTAGAAATTCCATGGTAACTTTAAAATAATACAAACCTTTCATACATTCTGGGTATTTTTCATCCTTTAAATCCCATTCAAACCTTTTGAAATGCATACATTAATTtgatgtcaaaataaaggtaaaGTTCTTCTGGTTGCAGACATGTTACTATGGAAACCATCATACTCttctcagtgtttcccacaggttgagaatttactgGCGGTGGTGTGTGGCGCAGGATGTGACGGCACGGTGCGTGATGGCTAAGTTTAGTAATAATGGGTTCAGTTATAAACTAGTCAAACGAAGGTGAACACAATGACTACACaacattatcagatcatttagaAAGTAAGAACTATTTACATATTGAACAAATTAGACTAAAAGATGAAatagatacagatgaaaatattGCGACACTATGCAGCATCTGACACAATTCAGAGtagttattagggctgcacgatatgaggaaaatatgtgatatgccgtaatgttgttgaatatcgcgataatgaTATAACTTGtgataaattaacagatattaaaatgtagcctactcagttctgctgctttcagtattttgctaaaaaacaaattgctcgttaaattttaaacaaactagtgcagtgcccgttgaaaatgtgcctgtttggaacgggcgattacttggcctgtggtattgcatcttgtagaattcatcaaaaccaaattgtaccccaaaattacttacagaaggaccccacaCCACTTAAtgtgcaactccactgtatagcctactactgacttacaatGTAGGATACTTCTACAGTagcatcagaggaagacattactagagtttagattcttGGCCCGAGCCCGTTattttccgccactatcctcgggccggacccttgatcaagtgattttttttttctaaagcctaattgggtggggcgaaagctatgccataatcagaaatattctaaatatatatatacaataaagGTAACAAATGTGTACAAAAGTTAGGCTGCAGTTCCAAAATGCAACACGTGTCATGCGCGGAGTCTCCTCTTTTCgcacgcatcacaccgggcctgctgtgctaaataaacaaacagcgcagtttacatgcttcgtccttgttgcattattaaacagatttctgtagttcaaacaactcggaattgtagttgagaacgtcagttataacggcccacgtctTAAAAAAGTGTCTGTTTAaatcgggctcataattacagttaatgtgtcgggccgggtcGTGCTCGAGCTGGGTCGGGTtagattttttgggcccgatctaagctctaaACATTACTAccatatttacctgacagaaaacgctgcagattcagaaagtaatcacaaaatatcacaatgacattagcgtcatggactcatggca from Perca fluviatilis chromosome 2, GENO_Pfluv_1.0, whole genome shotgun sequence includes the following:
- the LOC120570742 gene encoding zinc finger protein 883-like isoform X3, with translation MRQQLLLESAEELRVLLLEPSADVKLATGAGKKDKKAEEEEQPAAPAAATTAAAAVKEEEEEEEEEEYVVEKVLDRRVVKGSVEFLLKWKGFSDEGNTREPQDNLDCPDLITEYMQKHKEKEEKKDGKRRVVSEALGDSEERGSKRKKEEKRRGGEGPKRHHCQHCDKSFTTSGYLKIHQRVHSGEKPYSCDLCGAAFTQQSHLKGHQRIHTEEKPYSCDHCGKTFSRSGNLKSHQRVHTGEKPYWCEQCGETFSESGALKRHQRIHTGEKPYSCGLCGKTFSESGSLKSHQRVHTGVKPYWCEQCGKSFTHSSNLKTHQRIHTGEKPYSCDLCSKSFSQSSHLKFHRLVHSGEKPYSCDLCGAAFTQQSHLKGHQRIHTEEKPYSCDHCGKTFSRSGNLKSHQRVHTGEKPYWCEQCGETFSESGALKRHQRIHTGEKPYICGLCESRVSPAAPVDICWISGQERNGGGQPEPGAAEQQGPQKTSSRLGL
- the LOC120570742 gene encoding zinc finger protein 883-like isoform X2, with translation MEEDNQNQEQRSNKVPRRPAADWDSDTSHVQEPSADVKLATGAGKKDKKAEEEEQPAAPAAATTAAAAVKEEEEEEEEEEYVVEKVLDRRVVKGSVEFLLKWKGFSDEGNTREPQDNLDCPDLITEYMQKHKEKEEKKDGKRRVVSEALGDSEERGSKRKKEEKRRGGEGPKRHHCQHCDKSFTTSGYLKIHQRVHSGEKPYSCDLCGAAFTQQSHLKGHQRIHTEEKPYSCDHCGKTFSRSGNLKSHQRVHTGEKPYWCEQCGETFSESGALKRHQRIHTGEKPYSCGLCGKTFSESGSLKSHQRVHTGVKPYWCEQCGKSFTHSSNLKTHQRIHTGEKPYSCDLCSKSFSQSSHLKFHRLVHSGEKPYSCDLCGAAFTQQSHLKGHQRIHTEEKPYSCDHCGKTFSRSGNLKSHQRVHTGEKPYWCEQCGETFSESGALKRHQRIHTGEKPYICGLCESRVSPAAPVDICWISGQERNGGGQPEPGAAEQQGPQKTSSRLGL